The genomic stretch CTTGCAGCAGTGTCAATAGATGAAGCCTCTACTAGTGGCTAAATGTTGTGCACTAAGATGTTGCTATGGGGTGGAAATGCCCCCTCTCATTTTCTTTATCTTAGGTGCTTTTGTCTTAGTCTATGTTGTCAGTTATCTTTGAATGTAGGTTGTGTCTGCATTGTCATGATCAAACTTTATTTGTATTTCTATGGATTATAATCGTAAGTTGAAAACTTGGAAGGTTCTGGATTGGAATATTCGTGGGATAAATTCATAGGCTAAGCAGTTAGCTATTCGTGAAAAAATGAAAGAAAGTGGATGTTCTGTGATGTGCCTACAGGAAACCAAGAAAGAATTTTTTGATAATATAAATTCATTAGATCTTTTTGCCCAAAGCGCTTTCATAATTTTGCTTTCTCCGCTTCGGTTGGTGCGTCTGGTGGTATCTTGGTTGTGTGGAACTCTTCAGTGTTCAAAGGAACTTCAATTCAAGTTAAAAGATTTGCTGTTGTAATGGAATTTGAATCAACTCACTCAGACCAAAAAAGGACTCCGGTTTCTGTGTATGGACCGTGTCAGGGAGACTTGAGGGATGAATTTATTCAATGGCTCTTTAATTTAATAATACCTGATGATGAATTTATGGCTAGTCATGGGAGATTTTAGTTTTATTCGCTCGCAAGAAAACAAAATTTACCTGATGGTGACATGAACGATATTTTCATCTTTAATGAATTATAATCAGTCACTTGCGCCTCTTGGAATTGCCTCTGAAAGGAAGGTCGTATACATGGTCAAATATGCAGCAGAATCCATTGCTTGTACAACTAGACTGGTTTTTTACTACTCCAAATTGGACTTATGTATATCCTAACACTTTGGTGCTTCCTCTTGCTAATCCCACCTCGGATCATGTGCCATGTGTAGTAAATATTGATACGGTCAGAGCTCATGCAAATATCTTTCATTTTGAGAATTACTAGGTGGAACATAAGGGTTTTATGAATTGTGTTTCAGCTGCTTGGAATCTAGATTGTTGGGGAAGAAATGCTGCTGCAATGTTGTCAAAGAGATTAAAATTACTCAGGGGAGCATTAAAGCAATGGAAGACTAGCCTGTCTAAATTGAAACAACAAATTGTCAGATGTAATATAGTCATTGCCTTTCTGGATAACTTGGAGGAAGAAAGGCCATTATATATCACCGAGAGTAATTTTAGGTAAGTGGTCAAGAATCAGTATGAGAAATTATTACATGCTCAATATATCTATTGGAAAAAAAAAGTTGTACTGCAAGATGGATCAAACTGGGAGAAGAAAATACCAAATATTTCCATTCTATGGCAACAATCAGATATAAAAGTAATTCAATTGTAAGTTTCTTATAACTGAAGATGGAAGAACTGTGACAGAACATGAGATGGCTGCTATTGCATGGAACTGTTATAGGAAAAGAATGGAAACACAAAGAGGCATTGATATGTGTCTCGATCTGCGAAATTTGTTACATAGAGTAGAAGGTTTGGATGCTCTTATAGTTCCTTTCACTCATGAAGAAATGGATAAGATAATATCAAAAATGCCCCCTGATAAAGCTCTAGGGCCTGATGGTTTCAATGGATTATTTCTCAAAAAAATGATGGcctattattaaggaaagtttcTATAAATTGGCAGAAGATTTCCATGCTAACCTGCCAAATTTGGAGAGTATAAATACTTCTTACATCACACTGGTGCCTAAATGTCATAGCTCTGAGAAGATTAATGATTGTAGGCCAATCTCATTAGATAATTGTTGCTTGAAATTTCTCACAAAATTGGCAGCATATAGGTTACAAGATGTTATTATTCAGGGCATTCACAAGAATCAGTATGGATTTATCAAAGATAAAACCATTCATGATTGTGTGGCATGGGCATTTGAATACATTTATCAATGCAAATCTTCTGGTGcaccttgcattattttgaagttGGATTTTGAGAAAGCCTTTAATACTATTAAACATGAAGCTTTATTGAAGTATAAAGGTTTCAATGAGCAGTGGATAAATTGGGTTAGGGAATTCTTGAGCTTTGGTTCTTCCCCTGTTTTACTAAATGGAGTGCCTGACAAACAGTTCAAATGTAAAAGAGGTGTTAGGCAGGGAGGCCACTTTCCCCTCTGTTGTATGTGCTAGGACTCTAGGAGGGGATGTTCTACAATCAGTGGTTAATGATTTAATCCAAAATGATTTATTGCAGCTGCCCATTATAACTGGTGATCCTtattttccaatttttcaatatgcTAATGACACACTTTTAATCCTGCAAGCTTATACCAATCAGTTAATGATACTCAAGGAGGATTTGAATAATTTCAGTAAATCCGCTGGTTCTATATGTCAACTATCACAAGTCATGTCTCCTGCCAATTAATATATCTGATGAACAAGCAAAGGATTTGGCACTAGCTTTTGGGTGTAATGTACAAGGAATGCCTTTCACTTATTTGGGACTTCCTCTAGGAACTACTAGGCCAAGAATTCAGGATTTAATGCCACTGATTGATAGATTGGAAAGAAGTTTGGTGGCCACTTCAACATTTTTGACTTATGGAGGAAGGTTGCAGTTAATAAGATCTTGTGTGAGCTCCATGCCAATTTTCTTCATGTGCTCCTTGGATACTCCTCCTGGAATCATAAAGCAGCTCAATAGAATTATCAGGCATTGTCTATGGAGTGATAGGAAATCAGATTTGAAGGGGAAGTCTCTTGCTGCATGGGATATAATTTGTAAACCTGAAGAGAAAGGTGATTTGGGAATTCTGGATTTCAAGAAACAAAATGAGGATCTACTTATGAAACATTTGCATAAATTCTATAATAAAGAGGACCTACCATGGGTGAAGCTGGTATGGAGGTATTATCCTAATGGAGTACCACAAGCAACACAATTATGTGGATCATTTTGGTGGCGAGACATCATGAAATTAGTGGAAAAATATAGAGCAGTCTGCACTGCAAATGCTAGTTCTGGTGATACTATTCTTTTCTAGAATGACACTTAGAATGGAATGTTGTTTTCTAAACAATACCCAAGATTGCATTATTTTGCTTTGGATACTCTGCTCTTCAAGGAGGTGGTTCAGTGTGAAGAAAGGTCTGCACTATTTTATTTACCACTTTCACAACAAGCATGTGAGGAATATATGCATATGCAACATTTCCTGGAATCTGTACAACTTAATCATTCTGAGAAGGATGTGTGGGAAACAATATGGAAGCAGGGAATTTTTCAGCCCAACTTTATTATAATCACTATTTCTCCCATCTTCCAAATAACAGGCTCCATTCCTGGATTTGGAAAAGTAAGGTTGTTTTGAGGATCAAGGTTGTTTAATACAAGAGATATGCTACAGGAGAAATTGGAATGTCACTAATGATTTCACATGTGTGCTATGCCCAGCTCATCTGACTGATGATTGGATACATCTTCTGTTTTAATGTAATTTTAGCAGAAGAATTTGGGCTTATTTGCAAGTGGACTGGACATAGGAAGATACAGTGGAGGATATGTTTATCAAAGCAAGGAAATCTTTCTCTAAACCATTTTTTACTGAGGTGGTTATTCTGGCTTGCTGGCATATATGGAAGAAATGGGGCAGTTTTTGAAAATATCAGACCTTCATTTGCCTCTTGGAAGAGACAGTTTGTGCATGAGGCCTATTTGCATGTGCATAGAATCAAGGATAAACATGCTGACATTTTCAGAACATGGATTGACAATCGCTTAtaattttctttctcttttctgtaAATAGCCTTTTTCTGTACAgtttggaaagttttaataaattGTTGTGGAGGGTTTTGCCCTACAGTTTCTGGTCAAAAAAGGCTACTATTTAGAAATTTCCAAGTTCATTAACCAAACTAAATCAATTTATTACTCGTTGTGATCCATAATAATTATCGGGGTTTTAATTTAATTTAgtccaaatttgaactaaagctCCGACACTTATTTTTGGATAGAAGGGAGTATAATTTTCCATTTTCCTTTTCTTATTAGTAATTTGATTCACACTCATTTTTTCACTTTGCCGCATGTTTTCGAATCCAAAACATTGCGCAGCAGATCACTATTACTCCAGTGTTTTCTTAACTAGTACTAGCAGAAGACATTTAGATATTTATTTCTTGAGATGAGCATTTAGTTAGTTATGAGAAACTAAACACTACGATTAAAAGATAACCGACAGATTCAAACAAAACCAAAAGGAACAACCACGAATCAAGGAAACCATAAGGTCTTGTTTGACACTAAAGTGTTTGTGGGGATTAgtgggataatactctagagtattgggtgaacccctagtgtcacccaatccccacaaaaccccatcctcaatccactaggtagggtagagtattggggattaaAAAAATACACTAAGATTTGAGAAAAAGTGGAGATAAATGGGGATTAAACTCgcaaatactctagcaccaaacatgaaTTTAGAATAAGTGGGGATTTAAAATTTGGTGGAGATTATCCCTGCTAATTCCCGCTAAAACTCTAGAACCAAACAAGACCTAAATGGGCTGGGCCATAAACTCGATGCTTCAGGGTGAGCTCTGCCGCTTAAAGCAGTGAATAGTAGGGATGTAAATGGTATGGATAATTTCCGCTCCGAATCCGCATCCAtatccgtttttgaggatatggtacacatttttagaaatccgccggatatggatacggatacggatagtgatcaagcggatatccggcggatgtggtagaggatatggtattgatactatccgacggatacggattatccgccattttttgcggattatccgaggtTTACAAAGAGGATAATCCGATAAAATTAGCCCAACCCTAAATATTTAGACAATATAGTTAGTTCATTGGCCAAAATATGTATGCTATTAGTACACAAATTGCTTTGTTGTACGAAATAGTGTGTACATTTAGCTATATTCTATAATTACAAGCATATTTTACATAGAAAAACATACTTCTATTTTTTatgtgtatattttcttaataatccgTTTCCGATCCGAGTTCggtccgaatccgctccatatccgtaatccgatataatccgcatccgaatccgcatccgaccattatccgctccgatccgaatccgttacaaaaatatggtaaaggatatggtaagagcaatatccgatccgatccgatccgatccgtttacatccctagTGAATAGGAACTCCCCTCAAATGGGCAACAACTATTTTTTGAGCAACTCTAGCAGATCGCTCGGAAGTGTCATATCTTAAAAGTGTTTTGCGGTGTGACATTGGAAAACCTTTTTGTGAATTTTCAAACTTTGCTTCCCGCTTCTTTTGACCACAATCATACGCCGTTTTTGTGTCCAAAACGGCATATGCTTTGCATTGCATTACACACATGTATTTATCGAATTGATCGCACCACATGAAACTGTAAGCAGTAAACGAAATCCAATTTTCGCTAATTCAGAAGATAGGCAATGGATTAGCCATATTTTGAACGCAAGGCCTAACGTTCCAGCAAGCTAACAAAAGCACCGAAATAACCAAAAGAAGCCAGAAAATCCCATACTGAGCAGAACGCTATATATCTAGTGAGGTCTTGGGATGCGAGAACCACCGCAACAGCTGAAGAGAAAAAATGATCGAGCGGCATGCTTGATGACAAACAAACAAAGCTGAAGAGAAAAATGAAAGCATCATACAGTTCAACATGCAAGTCCATAGCTCAAGTTATCATTATACTTCCACCGATCAGTTTAACGAAAACTCTAGCCAAAATCTCGAAAACGAAGAGAAAACTGAGAACACCATACAGTTCAACAAGCCCATAGCTGATCAGTCATCTTAGATGGTTCGATGTTCTTTCGCATGCTTCTTAACCACTACACATGTAAAATGTCTGACGATCTCAAATTTCATGGGTTCCCAAACAGACACGAACTGGGTAGAAGAATTGATGACACTTCCGAATAGTTTTGAAGTGCCCCGATCGATCACACGGTGGTTCAGAGTTGAAACCAACGTCGTAGATGGAATAGCCAGTCAATCACTAGTTACCGACGCTCACCTCCATGGCTTCATCCATCTGGTGCGGGGCGATGGGTGGTGTGGTGTCGTAGCGGTACCTCAGGCCTGGCTCCGGTAAGATGGAGCGCTTCCGCTCCAGGGGCACCATCAGGTTGCCGTCCTTGTCCTCGAAAGTCTGCACCAACGCAACGCAACCCAATCAGCCGAGAAGAACGACGTAACTACAGCTGCAAGATCGTCAAGAGTAGCAATACACACTGTGGGGGTCGATGGCGTTACGCACCTCGATGCCGTCGAAGGTGGAGGCGATGAACCAGGACTCGGACCCGGTGCTCCGCACGAAGTGGCGGTCGCCGTATGCGTCGATGGGGATGACCTCGTGGCCCGCGTGGTGCTCGCAGAGGTTGGAGCAGAAGCCGACGCCGCAGTCGATGCAGAACGAGTCCCTCCGGTGCGCCTCCTTTGGCACCGCCAAGCCGTTCACCCCCCTGGCAGGCCTGGC from Lolium rigidum isolate FL_2022 chromosome 4, APGP_CSIRO_Lrig_0.1, whole genome shotgun sequence encodes the following:
- the LOC124647257 gene encoding uncharacterized protein LOC124647257 encodes the protein MPAFMLQDDEEDCPWWMRKLIAANFDKTCARDRVCKTCGGAPFCDHCCGEHHRDHHTASARPARPARGVNGLAVPKEAHRRDSFCIDCGVGFCSNLCEHHAGHEVIPIDAYGDRHFVRSTGSESWFIASTFDGIETFEDKDGNLMVPLERKRSILPEPGLRYRYDTTPPIAPHQMDEAMEVSVGN